The following are encoded together in the Anaerostipes caccae L1-92 genome:
- the hemW gene encoding radical SAM family heme chaperone HemW, which yields MKTRELELYLHIPFCKRKCSYCDFCSFPAGDDEISSYIRKLRQEILHWGRLLKRPSVSTVFIGGGTPSLIPGAQIESLMNTVRDSFSCTENMECTIEANPGTVTREKLSAYQNCGINRISFGLQSAREEELKILGRIHTFEDFVSGFYMARDCGFQNINVDLMNAVPLQTMETMEQTLLRTAELEPEHLSVYSLIIEEGTPFYDMKGLDDLLPTEDEDAAMYERTEKILHTLGYERYELSNYARPGYECRHNCGYWTGKPYLGFGLAASSYFRGKRFTNPADMEKYLSITDFSGIFEKETELTKKEEMEEYMFLGLRMTKGISKTEFSKRFGTGILDVYREPIQELSGKGLLEQDAERIWIPQQALFLSNQVMMEFLL from the coding sequence ATGAAGACTAGAGAACTTGAACTATATCTTCATATACCGTTCTGCAAAAGAAAATGCAGTTACTGTGATTTCTGTTCGTTTCCGGCCGGAGATGATGAGATCAGCAGCTATATACGAAAGCTTCGGCAGGAAATTCTGCACTGGGGAAGGCTTCTTAAACGCCCGTCAGTGAGCACGGTATTCATTGGAGGAGGAACTCCTTCCCTGATTCCGGGAGCACAGATAGAATCTTTGATGAATACGGTCAGAGATTCTTTTTCCTGTACAGAAAACATGGAGTGCACGATCGAAGCCAATCCCGGCACTGTCACAAGAGAAAAACTTTCGGCCTATCAAAACTGCGGGATCAACAGGATCAGTTTCGGACTTCAGAGCGCGAGGGAAGAAGAACTGAAGATTTTAGGCCGGATTCACACATTTGAGGACTTTGTCTCGGGATTTTATATGGCCCGGGACTGCGGATTCCAAAACATCAATGTAGATCTGATGAATGCGGTTCCTCTGCAGACGATGGAGACGATGGAACAGACCCTGTTAAGAACTGCAGAACTTGAGCCGGAACACCTGTCGGTTTACAGCCTGATTATCGAAGAAGGGACACCTTTTTATGATATGAAAGGGCTGGATGATCTCCTGCCGACGGAAGATGAGGATGCGGCCATGTATGAAAGGACGGAAAAGATCCTTCATACCTTAGGCTATGAAAGGTATGAGCTGTCAAACTATGCCAGACCAGGATATGAATGCAGACATAACTGCGGATATTGGACAGGGAAACCATACCTGGGATTTGGTTTGGCGGCGTCTTCTTATTTTAGGGGAAAACGCTTTACAAATCCGGCAGATATGGAAAAATACCTGTCAATAACAGATTTTAGCGGCATATTTGAAAAAGAAACAGAACTGACCAAAAAAGAAGAGATGGAAGAGTATATGTTTTTGGGTCTACGGATGACAAAAGGGATCTCAAAAACGGAATTTTCCAAGCGGTTCGGGACAGGTATCCTGGATGTTTACCGGGAACCTATCCAAGAACTCTCTGGAAAAGGCTTGTTAGAACAGGATGCCGAAAGAATCTGGATCCCGCAGCAGGCCTTGTTTTTAAGCAATCAGGTAATGATGGAGTTTCTTTTATAG
- the lepA gene encoding translation elongation factor 4 → MAIDQSKIRNFCIIAHIDHGKSTLADRIIQKTGTLTDREMQEQVLDNMDLERERGITIKSQAVRIVYKAENGEEYIFNLIDTPGHVDFNYEVSRSLAACEGAVLVVDAAQGIEAQTLANVYLALDHDLEIMPVINKIDLPSADPERVKTEIEDVIGIEAEDAPLISAKNGINIEDVLEQIVMKIPAPSGDPEGPLQGLIFDSIYDAYKGVIIFARIKEGTIRPGTKMKMMASGAVAEVVEVGIFGAGQFIPSEELSAGMVGYVTASLKNVQDTTVGDTITDADNPCSEPLPGYKKVNPMVFCGLYPTDGAKYPDLRDALEKLQLNDASLQFEPETSVALGFGFRCGFLGLLHLEIIQERLEREYNLDLVTTAPGVVYRVYKTDGTMIELTNPSNLPDPSQIDYMEEPIVSAEIMVTSDYVGAIMGLCQERRGVYIGMEYIEEGRAVLRYELPLNEIIYDFFDALKSRSRGYASLDYEMKGYQRSELVKLDILINKEEVDALSFIVHAETAYERGRKMCSKLKEEIPRHLFEIPIQAAVGSKIIARETVKAMRKDVLAKCYGGDISRKRKLLEKQKQGKKRMRQVGNVEIPQEAFMSVLKLDED, encoded by the coding sequence ATGGCAATCGATCAGAGTAAAATCCGCAATTTTTGTATTATTGCGCATATAGATCACGGTAAGTCCACATTGGCAGACCGTATCATTCAAAAAACAGGCACCCTGACTGACAGAGAGATGCAGGAACAGGTGCTGGACAATATGGATCTGGAGAGGGAACGCGGGATCACGATTAAATCACAGGCAGTCCGTATTGTATACAAGGCAGAGAACGGCGAGGAGTATATTTTCAATCTGATAGACACGCCGGGGCATGTGGATTTCAACTATGAAGTTTCCAGGAGCCTGGCGGCATGCGAGGGAGCTGTCCTTGTGGTAGATGCCGCACAGGGCATTGAGGCGCAGACTTTGGCAAACGTTTATCTTGCTCTGGACCATGACCTGGAGATTATGCCGGTCATCAATAAGATCGATCTTCCGAGCGCAGATCCGGAGAGAGTAAAGACAGAAATTGAAGATGTCATCGGTATTGAAGCGGAGGATGCTCCCCTGATTTCGGCAAAAAACGGAATCAACATCGAGGACGTGCTGGAGCAGATCGTAATGAAGATTCCTGCGCCGTCCGGAGATCCTGAGGGACCGCTGCAGGGCTTGATTTTTGATAGTATTTATGATGCTTACAAAGGAGTCATTATCTTTGCAAGAATCAAAGAGGGCACGATCCGGCCGGGAACAAAGATGAAGATGATGGCATCCGGCGCCGTGGCTGAGGTAGTGGAAGTCGGCATCTTCGGCGCGGGACAGTTCATTCCGTCGGAAGAACTCAGCGCCGGTATGGTAGGATATGTGACGGCCAGTCTTAAAAATGTCCAGGATACCACGGTCGGAGACACGATTACAGATGCAGACAATCCATGCAGCGAGCCGCTTCCGGGTTATAAAAAAGTAAACCCAATGGTATTCTGCGGGCTTTATCCGACCGACGGAGCAAAATATCCTGATCTTCGGGATGCCCTGGAAAAGTTACAGCTGAATGATGCTTCACTGCAGTTTGAGCCGGAGACATCAGTGGCGCTTGGATTCGGATTCCGCTGTGGATTCTTAGGGCTTTTGCACCTGGAGATCATCCAGGAGCGTTTGGAAAGGGAATACAATCTGGATCTGGTGACCACTGCACCGGGCGTTGTATACCGGGTATATAAGACTGACGGTACGATGATTGAGCTGACCAATCCGTCCAATCTTCCGGATCCATCACAGATTGATTATATGGAAGAACCGATTGTTTCAGCAGAGATTATGGTCACATCCGACTATGTGGGAGCGATCATGGGACTGTGCCAGGAGCGCAGAGGCGTTTATATCGGAATGGAATATATCGAGGAAGGACGGGCTGTTTTAAGGTATGAACTTCCGCTCAATGAAATCATTTATGACTTTTTTGATGCCCTGAAATCACGTTCCAGGGGATATGCGTCTCTGGATTATGAGATGAAGGGATATCAGAGATCAGAGCTCGTGAAACTGGATATCCTGATCAACAAAGAAGAAGTAGATGCACTGTCCTTCATCGTTCATGCCGAGACGGCATACGAGAGGGGAAGAAAAATGTGTTCCAAGCTGAAGGAAGAAATTCCAAGGCATTTATTTGAAATCCCTATACAGGCGGCAGTGGGCAGCAAGATCATTGCCAGGGAGACCGTAAAGGCTATGCGGAAAGATGTGCTGGCCAAGTGCTACGGCGGCGATATCTCCAGAAAGAGGAAACTCCTGGAGAAACAGAAACAGGGAAAGAAGCGGATGCGTCAGGTAGGCAATGTAGAAATTCCTCAGGAAGCATTCATGAGTGTGCTGAAATTAGATGAAGACTAG